Within the Pseudorasbora parva isolate DD20220531a chromosome 20, ASM2467924v1, whole genome shotgun sequence genome, the region GAGGACAGACATAGTGATACTGTGATTCATTGCTGCcacaatttttattattattttcagtcATGCTGGATTTTTCCTGTTCCGGCGAATGGCAGCTGGGCCTGCTATGGTCCGCTTGGCTGCCATGATTACCTGAGTCGTCTCTGAAACACCCTGGGAGGATTATTTAATATCAGCTATGAAACAAGGTTTCATGGTCTTACTTTAAAACTGTGATTCAAATGTAgcctttcttattttatttgagccaaatggaaggataattCTTTTTCGTTCAATATCTGCCAGCTAAATGGTGATTTGCAGGTATTTTTTGACATTGGCATCAACGAGATTTGCAGGTGATTTCACAATGTAGTTATTTGCTAAATACTGACATTAGCTGGTCTAGGACCAACCAAGATGTCAGTGTAGTTGAATGATAGGTGTGCAGGACAGGTCAGGTTGAGCCTTGAGTCAGCACACACTAGTTCAGAGGTGATTTGCCTTTGGCCACAACAGAAAAAGCAACAGAATTAGGTCAGAATGTTCCTTGTAGTGCTTTTAAAACACCTTTCAGTGGTTTATTCCCACTGGTGGATAAATGCAAAGCCACGTACAAACATCCTAACCCGGTGTTCTGAGAAAAGGTTAATGTCAAGGTTTCTCTCAGGGATGAAAACAAGCTGTGGAAATATACAGGATCATAAGCTAATCACACATCTgccataaatatttttatataatatatatatatatatatatatatatatatatatataaaatatatatatatatataaaattatcctatataaatatatttataatatagtaGCCATTTACTTTATCTTTAAAGAGCACTATATATAAGACAACTTGATTAATTTCAATCACTCACTACAGTCAACATTTAAAAGGCTGTAGTGCCAAATGTAGTGccaaatggtgtgtgtgtgtgtatatatatatacacacacacacgcccttTTAAACGTTTCGCAGTGgtagaaaataactaaaatatgtTGTCTAAGGCACACACGtttgagattgtgtgtgtgtgtgtgtgtatatatatatatatgtgtgtgtgtgtgtgtgtacacgtgTTTATATGTTTATGTAAGCTTTGTGTGCAGACAATAAATTCTATATAAGTCTGCAGTTTCTGCCTTGAGTAAAAAAGAAATGAACTAATTGTTACTGACAATACTTACCTCAAACCCCCTCCACCCCCCACTGTTTGGTCAGAAAACTTGTGGTTGTGTAGGATGTACAATGTGTCACTTTAAAGGACTCTAGTACACTAACCATTGGGTCTTTCCCTTGAAGGGAGTGGGAAATTCCAAATATCAATGCAGAAGTTACTACTGAATTCTAAAGCATCTCTTACAACTCTTCAATGAGAGCCTGAGCCGTTATTAGATGTATGTATACCAATTTTGTGCAATGAAATTAAAGTCTCTGTTATGTTGTGGTTCAGAGGAAGGGGTTAAAGCCTTCATGCAGCCTTTTTTTCACATGCTCTGTTTATTTCTAGAGCTGTGACGTAATGAACCCACTCCTCCGCGCATACGTCACCACGTCTAACCGTGGTGATTGGCtcgttgttgttgctgttgttgctgGTGGCGGCGGGGGCATTACATAAGCGCTGCTCGCTTTCATTACGGTCTACTCTGCTGGAAGACCGTGACCGAGGAGGGTGGTGCCTACCTCTATGTGTTTATTCGGACAAAACAACCCCAGTCGAAGCACTGTACCGTCCTGGAACACGTAGCACTCTCCGATTTTTTCCTTCCTCGACAAATAAATGCCCAGCATAGGCATCAGAGAACAAAAACACTCGAAAAACAAGGATCATTTTGCAAACGGAAACAAAAGCGCATTGGCCATACAGCGCACGGAGTCTCTCAATGCATACCCTCTGTGCCCGAGGAACGATGAAGCCAGAGATAAACGCCGCTGTCGGGTTTCTGTCGAGATTCCTGCGGATTAAAGGACATGTGAACGACAGACAGCTCCAGACATTCAACCAGTCCCTACAGGACATCCTGGCAGGTAAGTATCAGTCCTTACACACGTATATGAACGTCATTATATCCcacaatttttattattatttacgtgccgtttgtttgtgaaaaatgtgcAAAACATCGATCCCTTTGTTTATGAGTTAATGTATGTGCTTTGGCCACATAGGCGGAAGCGCGCGGGCGCGTTGCGCACGGAACATAAACAGCCGAAACGCTCGACAAAAACAGACcccaaaaaaatactaaatatataCATCTTTATAAACGCGCTAGTATATATGTAACTTAGAGAGAATATGTATGATATCGTAATTAATATCACTGTTTATTGACAAACTATTTGTGTAGTTCATAAAATGGATGAATTGGTTTCGTTTGACGTCATGTGGCAAGCCGATTTAACATGTATTCTGTTAAACAAATGGATAACGTTTTTGGTTAAAATTATGTAGCCAATTTTGACTAGAACGTATTCTAACTATTAAGTACTAAAATATTGGCTCGTATAGCTACTCTTCATTTGTATCCATGCATTCGTGAAATTATTTCAGTAGAGAGTAATACCTATTTATTTACTCAGTCGGCTATTACTTATTTATTACATACTTATACCTATTTGAATCCTAGTAGTCACTATCCCAATAGTAACAAGTGATTATTCAGTTGTTATTGATAACAAACTGTAGATTTGTGTCATTACATTTTATGGCAAATCTCTGCAGTTAACTTTACTAATGATACTGAGAAAAAGTGATCATTTATATCGGATTAATGggtattaatttaaaaaaaaaaatcaataaaacgAGACTAGATTTAAGGTATAAAAGTTATAACGGCTTGCCATATGCTGTTGGCAGTAAATTACGTAATGCACAGCAAGATTGAAGATATGAAATGTAGGGTTAATGTTTTATCTCTTGCACACTGGCATGTaacatattataattataataaacgTGTAAGTACACGGCGTACTAACAATTACCGCAACAAGTTGAATAGCCAATGTGATCTGTTTTGTGTTCAAATGGAAATGGAAAGCTttaattacattacaatatGATTTATGTTAGTTTTCCtaacaaatatttaatcatatgaaagaaaaaagtaatgacagaattagagtaaaaatgtattattattgtttactGTTAACCATGAAAACAATATCTGTTCTTTTAATGATATCCTTTTCTCGTTTTGTTTTAATCGCCCATCTTTttgctgtttatttgtttttgttttttttaatggacatggattttatttaactttttattctgactcataaaacaaaaacaatacaataagAATAAAAATGTGGTTTGTAATTGAAATCGCAATTAAACATACAATTTACTAACATGGTATTACTATAATATAAGTTAATTTAGGCTATAAACTAATACACAGCAGTCAGATGTGAAACACTAAATGTTTAAAGTAATCTTTGTATTTatacaaatatttgtttttatttagtatTATAACTCGTATTATAACTCAtccttgttttattttattttgttttattttccacGTTTTGTTTTAGGAACAGGCACTTAATGCAGTCTAGGTAAACAAATGATGTTATGGCCCCAGTCAGACAAAATGGCCGTCGATGGAGGAAGGGAGGCTAGTGTGGGTGGTTTGGGGGCTAGTATACAGCACATTACTGTTGCAGAGGACTTCATAATGTTTAGTTTTTCTCTACCTTCCCTTCTCGGCTGTCTCAACCTAGCATATGTCCACACAATGGAACAAAGACTCCTCATAATCCCCATAGGGTAGAAAAAGTGGGTTAGTTCCTTCTCCACACAGTTAAAATGTGTGTATAAGAAAGGATTGCCAGATTGAAAACGCAGGTGTTGTGTAAGATGATTCTGAATATCTGTTTCTGCTTCCTGTTCGCTAATCACATCACTAAATACACGTTCGTCACGGCTTTGTCCTAATTCCCAACCTTACAGCAAGCCTTGTTTCACAAATGAAACTCCCTAATACAGCCAACGCACGTTCTAAAGGTTATCTGGATGCTGACCACCAACATTTTAACTTCGTTTTACATTTTGTACGTGTAGTACAAGCATTGTTGCGTTTTGGGCTCTGTCCAGAGTTGTGGGTGGGTTGATTTGCATTTAGCATTGTGTACAAGGCTTTCAGGAAAATGGGACTGAACGTCACAGACAGCACACAGGGGGCATTATCTAACCCAAGTCTACAGGTGGCCTGCGGGGGCCTGGCTTATTTCAGAGCCGCACAAAGAGGCTTGAGACCCATCCCTCTGTCTCCTGTTCTCCACCTGTCACCCAATACACAGAGCCAGAAGGGAAAGAAAATGCAATTGCGAGAAGCAATTTTGTTTTTCGAAAAACAAGTCCTTTGTGTGTATAGTATACGTTGTAACTTTGCACATTATAAGTCATCATTTTATGTTCAGCGTTACTTCTAAACATACTTCACAATATTATACATTTGAATTCGCTTGAAAGAAgtggacaaaaacatcatcaTATACTAGCAAAAAGCAAAGCTGATCCATTTGAAACGGTGATATTTGATGACATCTGGGACACTTTGTCTTTAAGAGAAGGGTCCCTCCCCCTCCAGCTGCTCTGCCAGGACTTCAGCCTTTTGCTCTCCTTGTGTTTGAAGACTTTGTGACTCACAGTCCAAAAGGGGATTGAGCAATCAAACGGCCCGCTCTCGCTCGCTCTGTCACGTAGGCCGTGAACACAGATGGTTAATGGTTATTTGTCTGTGTTCTACCAGCTATCACTGCACACTGTGAAAAACATCCTTTCTAGACTCTCGCCATCTTTTTGCTGCTACATTCGCTGCATAACAAGGCCAAACTATCATATTGCagaagttgtgtttttttttaatgcagtgtTCGATTTGTCATGGGTAGAAGTATTATTCCAGAATAACCAAGatgattttctttttgttttgaaatataAACCTTTTGTTAGTCCTTCTGCATATGTGTaatatttgtttctttttgttgCTAGAATAACACATGCATTAAAAAACGGTATATAAAGGACTTGTATTaacattttgtttattattattaaaattgcaGCCGTTTAAAGGACATTCTGGTACTTAGAAATCAAGTTTACAAAACATAAAAAGCTAACCATTAACTATTGTCTTAGTGTATGCTAAGCTTAGGGGTGCACAATATATTGGGTCGATAGGTTTTCAACCAATATTAGTAATATTACTAACATATTTATGGctgataatatatatttaaaaatgcatgTTCATTTCCACCTAAAATTATTATATGTGGCGCTCGCTTTAAAAGGTATAGTGTTCTTTAATAacactaaaatgttttttaaaacttaCTATCAAAGTAAATATCTTTCATGTACATTATAGTTGACATTTTATAACACAAAAACAATTAGTATCAAATTATCGGCTGGAGTTTGAGTCGAATGAATAATAAGTGTTCTTTGGTAATGCTAATAATTTAATAAGCATACAAGTAATATTTCATATACatcatatatatttcatatagtTGAATAAATAATTTGAAAGTTCCACAACAAATTTTACACAGCATTTCAGTCAAACAAATAGGTTTACGTTTTTGTTCATTGTTTACCATTCCTGCTTATTTATCATATATGGAAGATTACATAACCACCGCCTCTGTCTTTGTCCTACAGAGCAATACAAGCACCACTGGTTCCCAGATCGTCCCAACAAGGGTTCTGGTTATCGCTGCATACGTATCAACCACAAGATGGACCCTCTGGTAGGACAGGCCGGTCAGCGCATTGGCCTGAGCATCCAGCAACTCTACCTGCTGCTTCCTAGCGAGCTCACATTGTGGGTTGATCCATTTGAGGTGTCCTACCGCATCGGAGAGGACGGCTCAATCTGCGTGCTCTACGAGTCCCACCCAAGCACCAATGGAAACCCCAGCGTTACCTCTGGAAACGGCAACCCCAGTTCCTCTGTCGCCCAGGTATCCCCCATGGTGGACAGTCACATCAGCTGCAAGGAGGAACTACTGGTTATGGGTCGTACCAGCCCCGCTAAACCCTACATGATGACTGTGTCCAGCTAAACCGATCACAGAAATCATTTTTAAGAAATAAAGGAGAGaaaggagaagaagaagaagaagaagaaaaaaacaggaTGTGTCCTATCGTCCAGGTGATGGAAACCTCGTAGGTTTAATTTTCACTCGTTTGGTTGTCTGTTCTGTTATTGTGTTGGATCTACCAGAGGCTTGACCCTGGGGCAGCTAATGAAGACCTGAAACATCGCCCGGCCCCCCAGCTCACAGAGACCAGCCCAATCCCATGACGGCAGTCCTGGGGGGCTTTTTCTGCCATCGCCTGTCGATGTTGACTTTGCACTTTCGCTTTCACGGTTTATGTTATCGCATAAACTCCCTCTAAAATGTTTAGGAATTACGCTCAGAATCCTATTTCATCATCTCTCCGTTTGCCGTCGAGCTGAAGCCCAGACCTTCGGGAAGCAGTGCCAGACCTGAGTAGCCGCTACGAGCctctttttttctaaaaacCTCACTTTTTTGGACCACAAAGCGGTACTTTTGTCTCTTTTCTCAGTGTCTGGCACACAACCGGAGACTCCTTTTGGGCTTCAGGTCGACGTGAACCGGCTTGAATCCGTCTCCATCCTGTACACTGCCGCGATggaatacctgtgtcatactgTTACCCACTCTAGCCGTCAATGGCACTGTGATGCAAAGGTTCTCATGCTTGTAGCTTTTTCTAGGGGCTCCCTCCTGGATGAATGTAATTTCTAACAaaaagagaagaagaaaaaaactcaaGAAAAATCCAACAACGGCAaaacatttgatttatttaagcCCCATGTCATACCAAAATGAAAGATGtagcaaagtttttttttgttaaattttttttttgttgacttGGAGCAGATGAGGTCTTTACTTTCTGCCTGACTTAGAAAGGAAGTTGAATGCACTTTGACATTTTAGACTGTGTGGGATGACGTTTCGTTTTGACCCAGCTGCATTCCATCGCGCACCTCATTCAGTTGTCATAAATCGCTTTCTCTGCTTGCGCGCTGCACAG harbors:
- the btg1 gene encoding protein BTG1 codes for the protein MHTLCARGTMKPEINAAVGFLSRFLRIKGHVNDRQLQTFNQSLQDILAEQYKHHWFPDRPNKGSGYRCIRINHKMDPLVGQAGQRIGLSIQQLYLLLPSELTLWVDPFEVSYRIGEDGSICVLYESHPSTNGNPSVTSGNGNPSSSVAQVSPMVDSHISCKEELLVMGRTSPAKPYMMTVSS